In the genome of Neofelis nebulosa isolate mNeoNeb1 chromosome 6, mNeoNeb1.pri, whole genome shotgun sequence, one region contains:
- the LOC131515397 gene encoding uncharacterized protein LOC131515397, protein MSQTPEIIKEKANAFDYTKAALGKIQWNGLRLYDTLLSRFGGQREIKHSLKTGSLVWFECQLTVQVLTACCVLQESEEENALGLRSFNVFPRRQEGATRGGECRGGKAAVTRRTNHSWAAGHTCAGPLARWCTVCSAAGDRSQIPPWAREGGLTEVRGSREGLGGTGQGAAQSLGPAAQLGVRAAHPTYPCCRIFADSAGARWLWLSTADVEHLFSTPCSATSRWWLEFGRDGRIMPQIRGTIAS, encoded by the exons ATGTCACAAACCCcagaaatcataaaggaaaaggcTAATGCATTCGACTACACCAAGGCT GCGCTCGGTAAAATTCAGTGGAATGGATTAAGGCTTTACGACACATTGCTCAGTAGGTTCggaggacagagagaaataaaacatagcCTCAAGACAGGCAGTTTAGTCTGGTTTGAATGTCAACTGACAGTTCAAGTTCTCACTGCCTGCTGTGTCCTACAGGAGTCAGAGGAGGAGAACGCACTTGG GCTAAGGAGTTTTAACGTTTTCCCCCGGAGGCAAGAGGGAGCTACCAGGGGTGGGGAGTGTCGCGGAGGAAAGGCTGCTGTAACCAGGAGGACCAACCACAGCTGGGCTGCCGGTCACACCTGCGCTGGGCCGCTGGCCCGCTGGTGCACAGTCTGCTCGGCGGCGGGCGACCGAAGCCAGATCCCGCCCTGGGCGAGGGAGGGCGGCCTCACCGAAGTGCGAGGGTCCCGGGAGGGCCTGGGAGGCACAGGCCAGGGAGCAGCGCAGTCCCTGGGCCCAGCGGCCCAGCTGGGGGTTCGTGCCGCACATCCCACCTACCCCTGTTGCCGCATCTTTGCCGACAGCGCTGGGGCCCGCTGGTTGTGGCTCTCGACAGCTGACGTCGAGCACCTCTTCTCGACTCCATGTTCGGCGACATCACGTTGGTGGCTTGAATTTGGCCGTGATGGAAGGATTATGCCACAAATCA